A single window of Granulicella mallensis MP5ACTX8 DNA harbors:
- a CDS encoding TIGR03435 family protein: MKKRIDQGMSKLIGKTAVCVALLAVLLMIPISRLFGQAISSQSGTPSRPVVTEATAPAYDIVSIKPNKSESGSVSIHSNDDSYSATNVSLKRLLEDAYGIKEDLVFGLPGWANSARFDVRAKIVEPDVEVLRKLSRQQRRSMIQQFLRDSFQLKAHTETKVLPLYEMILVKDGPKFKESAPEGSPEDKSPNGVGRGGVTVYNTELTAHAISLGILANMLGDRLHRTVADKTGLTGKYDLLLEWAPEDDPDASSESSAAPFFTALQEQLGLKLQPSKGPVDTLVVDHVQMPSED; encoded by the coding sequence ATGAAGAAGAGGATCGATCAAGGTATGAGCAAACTCATTGGGAAGACGGCAGTTTGCGTTGCGCTGCTAGCCGTACTGCTCATGATTCCTATAAGCAGATTGTTTGGACAGGCGATCTCAAGCCAAAGTGGAACGCCTTCTCGGCCCGTCGTCACAGAAGCTACAGCACCCGCATACGATATCGTCTCGATTAAGCCCAACAAGTCCGAGAGTGGGAGCGTCAGCATCCACAGCAACGACGACAGCTATTCCGCAACGAACGTCTCATTGAAGAGGCTTCTTGAGGACGCCTACGGTATAAAAGAGGATTTAGTCTTTGGCCTGCCAGGCTGGGCAAACTCGGCGCGTTTCGATGTCAGAGCAAAGATCGTCGAACCGGACGTCGAGGTTCTGAGGAAGCTTAGTCGCCAACAACGCCGGTCCATGATCCAGCAATTTCTGAGGGACAGTTTCCAGCTCAAGGCTCACACCGAAACCAAAGTGCTTCCCCTTTACGAGATGATCCTCGTCAAAGATGGCCCAAAGTTCAAGGAGTCCGCACCTGAGGGTTCTCCTGAAGATAAAAGCCCAAACGGCGTGGGGCGTGGCGGCGTGACGGTCTATAACACAGAACTTACAGCTCATGCTATTTCTTTGGGGATCTTGGCGAATATGTTAGGGGATCGACTGCATCGCACCGTCGCTGATAAGACCGGGCTTACAGGTAAATACGATCTCCTGTTGGAGTGGGCGCCGGAGGATGATCCGGATGCTTCTTCCGAATCCTCCGCGGCCCCCTTCTTCACGGCCTTGCAGGAGCAGCTAGGTCTCAAACTGCAACCTTCCAAAGGCCCAGTAGACACACTCGTCGTCGACCACGTTCAGATGCCTTCTGAAGATTAG
- a CDS encoding M56 family metallopeptidase, which yields MMLSSFWNEMRTAALVNHLWQSTVIVLMAWLLTLALRNNHARMRYWVWMISSLKFLVPFSLLIVAGESLRARMATPIQQPAFADVMEQFTQPFAQTAASATATSSVAVHAGTASAAALTHTEVWPLILLAVWLCGALAIVFSWARSWWKVRAIVRASTQTTLLGDLPVLSSPNLLEPGVFGIVRPVLLLPKGIDERLTPPQFGTIIAHEMCHIRRRDNLTAAIHMIVETLFWFHPAVWWIKARLLDERERACDEAVLQSGNDAPLYAESILSVCKFYVESPLACVSGITGADLKRRIVRIMTEQAVRKLDFGRKLLLGIAAIVAVTTPVIFGLVHIKHVQAQTTTENATGITGTWQGTLTGNRDLRTVFKISKNDGKLKAVMYSIDQDARPMSSSSVALDDSTFKAEWFFGKYEGKLSADGKSIVGTWSQGPTPRPLTLVRATTETAWEIPAFVPRKAMAADADPSFDVATIKPNNSGSPNVQSIGFNGHAVISNNASLVDLICFAYHLQAKQVVGAPDWSDKDRYDIEATVNVEGDPDTKQLQTVFQKLLVDRFQVKFHHDKRELSAFVLTAGKDGPKLTPTQFPGPGGGFGLRPAPGGVTIPVVNFTMAQFADALQMVVVDRPVVDQTGISGKYDFNLTFAPDDSQFKGHLPIPITKASEGAEEAPGFFEAIQRLGLKLEAKKTATDVLVLDRIEKPSAN from the coding sequence ATGATGCTTTCATCATTCTGGAATGAAATGCGGACTGCGGCGCTGGTCAATCATCTCTGGCAGTCGACCGTTATCGTTTTGATGGCATGGCTCCTTACACTGGCTCTGCGGAATAATCACGCCAGGATGCGCTATTGGGTGTGGATGATCTCGTCCCTGAAGTTTCTAGTTCCATTCTCACTTCTTATTGTGGCCGGTGAATCGCTGCGCGCTAGGATGGCTACTCCTATTCAACAGCCAGCATTCGCAGACGTGATGGAGCAGTTCACGCAGCCCTTTGCCCAGACTGCGGCCTCTGCCACTGCTACTTCTTCTGTTGCCGTTCATGCTGGCACCGCTTCTGCCGCAGCTTTGACCCACACCGAGGTTTGGCCGCTGATACTGCTTGCAGTCTGGCTGTGCGGCGCGCTGGCTATCGTGTTTTCCTGGGCACGCAGTTGGTGGAAGGTTCGCGCGATTGTCCGTGCTTCTACCCAGACGACGCTGCTGGGAGATTTGCCTGTTCTCTCTTCTCCCAACCTTCTTGAGCCTGGCGTCTTCGGTATCGTTCGTCCTGTGCTGCTGCTGCCGAAGGGAATCGATGAACGTCTTACCCCGCCGCAGTTCGGCACGATCATCGCTCATGAGATGTGCCACATTCGGCGGCGCGACAATCTCACTGCGGCCATCCACATGATCGTGGAAACGCTCTTCTGGTTTCATCCCGCGGTGTGGTGGATTAAGGCTCGGCTGTTGGATGAGCGTGAGCGGGCCTGCGACGAAGCCGTACTGCAGTCGGGTAACGACGCGCCCCTCTATGCCGAGAGCATCCTCAGCGTCTGCAAGTTCTACGTCGAGTCGCCGTTGGCTTGTGTCTCAGGAATTACCGGGGCGGACTTGAAGCGGCGCATCGTGCGAATCATGACCGAGCAGGCAGTGCGGAAACTCGATTTCGGCAGAAAGCTTTTGCTTGGTATCGCTGCAATCGTTGCCGTGACGACGCCGGTCATCTTTGGCCTGGTACACATCAAGCATGTGCAAGCCCAGACCACGACTGAGAATGCAACAGGCATTACCGGGACTTGGCAGGGAACGTTGACGGGCAATCGAGATCTCCGGACTGTTTTCAAAATCTCAAAGAACGATGGCAAGTTGAAGGCTGTCATGTACAGCATTGATCAGGATGCTCGACCGATGAGCTCTTCTTCTGTCGCTTTGGATGATTCTACTTTCAAGGCTGAGTGGTTCTTCGGTAAATACGAAGGGAAGCTGAGTGCGGATGGTAAATCCATCGTAGGAACCTGGAGCCAGGGGCCCACCCCGCGGCCGCTGACTCTGGTGCGGGCGACTACGGAGACAGCGTGGGAGATTCCGGCATTTGTACCTAGGAAGGCGATGGCGGCAGATGCCGACCCTTCGTTTGATGTGGCGACCATTAAGCCGAATAACTCCGGATCTCCAAACGTGCAGAGTATTGGTTTTAACGGGCATGCCGTCATCTCAAACAATGCATCTTTGGTCGATCTGATCTGCTTTGCATATCACCTTCAGGCAAAACAGGTTGTAGGAGCGCCGGATTGGTCGGACAAAGATCGTTACGATATCGAGGCCACAGTAAATGTGGAGGGGGATCCAGACACTAAGCAGTTGCAGACTGTATTTCAGAAGCTGCTGGTCGATCGGTTTCAGGTAAAGTTCCATCACGACAAACGAGAGCTTTCGGCGTTCGTGTTGACCGCTGGAAAGGACGGACCGAAGCTGACTCCAACTCAATTTCCCGGACCGGGGGGAGGCTTCGGGTTGAGGCCTGCTCCTGGGGGAGTAACCATCCCGGTGGTAAATTTCACCATGGCGCAGTTTGCGGACGCCCTGCAGATGGTGGTGGTTGACCGTCCAGTGGTCGATCAGACAGGGATTTCAGGAAAGTACGATTTCAACCTTACCTTTGCCCCCGATGATTCGCAGTTCAAGGGGCATCTGCCGATCCCGATTACAAAGGCTTCCGAGGGCGCTGAAGAGGCACCAGGATTCTTTGAGGCGATCCAGCGACTTGGGTTGAAACTGGAGGCGAAGAAGACTGCAACCGATGTTCTTGTACTCGATCGTATCGAAAAACCTTCCGCAAACTAA
- a CDS encoding VWA domain-containing protein, whose protein sequence is MRSILIAFLLAAVGFSTGAGAQTIGQNKDPDAPTTFTLSVRSQLVVETVVVKDKQGNPVPGLTAQDFTLTEDGIPQKIRFCEHQVLPTNPLPVVPVAAGKEDIKIYNRLAHTQVAPESTDNLRYKNRRLLALYFDMSAMRPAEQLRALSAAEKFVRTQLTEVDLVSILRYQGGSVDVLQDFTADRNKLLSILETLIVGEGQGSVESVDDASSADTGAAFGQDDGEFNVFNTDRQLSALQTAANMLGQLSEKKSLIYFASGLRLNGVDNQAQLHATVDAAIRAGVSFWPIDARGLVAGAPLGDATQGSPGNQGMYTGAAALATTGNFQQSQDTLFALAGDTGGKALLDYNDLTKGIVQAQQAISDYYIIEYYTSNPALDGRFRKIKVTLNKDANAKLDYRQGYFAGKVFSKFSVADKERQLEDALMLGDPITELTVAMEINYFQLNRAEYFVPIMVKIPGRELALAKRGGADHTLIDFVGEIKDIYGGITVENMRDNVNIKLSDATASELSHRPIEYDGGYTLLPGKYAIKFLARDDETGRIGTYQTNFVIPNLNKEDKRVPISSVVLSSQRVDMKDALYDAAKSKDQIKQAAVNPLVQDGKKLIPSVTRVFNSGREMYVYLQAYEEAATTPKPLVAFVSFYRDQAKVFETQPIAVTPAAGSHLGMVPLNFSLSLPPQLSPGEYDCQVTVLDPTDMKSTFWQAPIKIVQ, encoded by the coding sequence ATGCGATCGATACTCATAGCATTTCTTCTCGCAGCGGTTGGTTTCAGCACAGGGGCTGGTGCCCAGACAATCGGCCAGAATAAAGATCCGGACGCGCCAACCACCTTTACGCTGTCGGTGCGATCTCAGCTGGTTGTTGAGACGGTTGTCGTCAAAGATAAGCAGGGCAATCCTGTCCCTGGCCTCACGGCGCAGGATTTTACGCTTACTGAGGACGGCATACCTCAGAAGATTCGCTTCTGCGAGCATCAGGTGCTTCCGACGAACCCTCTTCCAGTTGTACCGGTTGCCGCCGGCAAGGAAGACATCAAGATTTACAACCGGCTCGCGCACACGCAGGTCGCGCCGGAGTCCACCGATAATCTCAGGTACAAAAACCGTCGTCTTCTCGCGCTCTACTTTGATATGAGCGCGATGCGCCCCGCCGAGCAGTTGCGTGCTCTGAGCGCGGCCGAGAAGTTCGTTCGCACCCAGTTAACTGAAGTCGACCTTGTCTCGATCCTGCGCTACCAGGGAGGCTCGGTGGATGTGTTGCAAGACTTCACCGCCGATCGAAACAAGCTTCTCAGCATCCTGGAAACATTGATCGTTGGAGAAGGCCAGGGCTCGGTCGAGTCCGTCGATGATGCCAGCAGCGCCGACACCGGCGCTGCCTTCGGTCAGGATGACGGTGAGTTCAATGTCTTCAACACCGACCGCCAGCTATCCGCATTGCAGACCGCTGCGAACATGCTGGGCCAGCTAAGCGAGAAGAAATCGCTGATTTACTTTGCCAGCGGCCTACGACTGAATGGCGTCGATAACCAGGCGCAGCTTCATGCCACTGTCGATGCAGCTATCCGCGCAGGCGTCTCGTTCTGGCCCATCGACGCGCGCGGCCTCGTTGCGGGAGCTCCACTCGGCGATGCCACGCAGGGTTCGCCAGGCAATCAGGGGATGTACACCGGCGCTGCGGCACTTGCTACGACGGGCAACTTTCAGCAGTCGCAGGACACTCTCTTCGCGCTCGCCGGCGATACCGGCGGCAAGGCGCTGCTGGATTACAACGACCTGACGAAGGGAATCGTACAGGCGCAGCAGGCCATCTCCGACTACTACATCATCGAGTACTACACCTCTAACCCCGCTCTCGACGGCCGTTTCCGCAAGATCAAGGTCACCCTCAACAAGGATGCCAACGCCAAACTCGACTACCGGCAGGGATACTTCGCCGGTAAAGTGTTCAGCAAGTTTTCGGTCGCCGACAAGGAGCGCCAACTCGAGGATGCCCTCATGCTGGGCGATCCCATCACCGAACTCACTGTCGCGATGGAGATCAATTACTTCCAACTCAATCGTGCGGAGTACTTCGTTCCTATCATGGTGAAGATTCCCGGGCGTGAACTGGCGCTGGCCAAACGTGGAGGAGCCGACCATACGCTCATCGACTTTGTCGGAGAGATCAAGGATATCTACGGCGGCATTACCGTTGAGAACATGCGTGACAACGTCAACATCAAGCTGAGCGATGCCACCGCCAGCGAGCTTAGCCATCGGCCGATTGAATACGATGGAGGCTATACGCTGTTGCCCGGTAAATACGCCATCAAGTTTCTGGCTCGTGATGACGAGACGGGAAGAATTGGTACCTATCAGACAAACTTTGTCATTCCAAATCTGAATAAAGAAGACAAGCGTGTCCCTATCAGTTCCGTGGTTCTAAGCAGCCAGCGCGTCGACATGAAGGATGCCCTTTATGACGCAGCGAAGAGCAAAGACCAGATCAAGCAGGCAGCCGTTAATCCGCTGGTACAGGATGGGAAGAAACTGATTCCGAGCGTGACGCGAGTCTTCAACAGCGGCAGGGAGATGTACGTCTATCTGCAGGCTTACGAGGAGGCTGCTACAACTCCCAAGCCGCTCGTCGCGTTCGTAAGCTTTTATCGTGATCAGGCAAAGGTCTTTGAGACGCAGCCTATAGCTGTTACTCCTGCGGCCGGAAGCCACCTGGGCATGGTGCCTCTCAACTTCAGCCTTAGCCTGCCGCCTCAGCTTTCACCTGGTGAATACGATTGTCAGGTGACTGTACTTGATCCAACAGACATGAAGAGCACGTTCTGGCAGGCTCCTATCAAAATTGTTCAGTAG
- a CDS encoding BlaI/MecI/CopY family transcriptional regulator, with protein MPGPKLTKLELRIMETLWTRGESSIREIQEAFPEKGRPAYTTIQTTMYRMEEKKILRRVRKVGNFHVFEATISRDAAQRRLVDDLLALFGGRTQPVMVHLIESGRLTLEDVKEAEKTLRSLSAKEKKL; from the coding sequence ATGCCGGGACCCAAACTGACGAAACTCGAACTGCGGATCATGGAGACGCTTTGGACTCGAGGCGAATCCTCAATCCGCGAGATACAGGAAGCTTTTCCTGAGAAGGGAAGGCCTGCCTATACGACGATCCAAACCACCATGTACCGCATGGAAGAGAAGAAGATACTGCGGCGCGTGAGGAAGGTCGGAAACTTCCATGTCTTCGAAGCAACGATCTCTCGCGATGCAGCACAGCGCAGGCTTGTCGACGACCTGTTAGCTCTATTTGGGGGACGTACGCAGCCTGTCATGGTGCATCTGATCGAATCCGGCAGACTCACGCTGGAGGATGTAAAGGAAGCGGAGAAGACGTTGAGGAGCCTTTCTGCAAAGGAGAAGAAGCTATGA
- a CDS encoding carboxypeptidase regulatory-like domain-containing protein, giving the protein MTYSILSQRVSRYLRLFCLLAFLFTSGLAIASEHHGQVTFNGLPVPGATITATQGGKKFVAISNEQGSYSFPDLPDGAWKIEVVMSCFSPVEQDVTISSNMPSIKWELKMLPLDQIIAQTKIIKPPPVLPPNPSVAATPGKIDAPKPAENAAMPKPADTSNQQSSDGFLVNGSVNNAATSQFTLAQAFGNTRKGSKSLYTGGLVLKLDNSALDARPYSLSGLDTPKSAYNTITAGLTFGGPLNIPHLMPRGPNFFIQYLTTRSSIATTDSGLVPTLEQRSATPIDPVAQALLALYPLPNVSGTSLYNYQIPILSASHQDVLQTRLDKSIGHRDEVYGSFAFQSTRADGTNLFGFLDTTDTLGINTTLNWQHRFNHSLYLNTGFSFSRLRTQVTPYFANRTNVSGLAGISANTPATPYGNNQDPTNWGPPSLTFSSGIASLSDAQSSFNRNRTDGIAPSLEWYRGHHNFTFGTDFRRQEFNYLSQQNPRGSYTFTGAVTGVSDFADFLAGIPDTSQIAFGNADKYFRQSVYAIYATDDWRIRPDLTLNVGVRWEYGAPITELKGRLVNLDVASGFSAVAPVLGSSPTGPLTDQSYPTSLIRPDKSGVEPRLGLSWRPIPGSSMVVRAGYGIYQDTSVYTGTALQLAQQAPLSTSLNVQYNSATCRLSLANGFIPCPPTTQDSFAVDPNFRVGYAQTWQVAVQRDLPAALQMTATYLGIKGAHGVQEFLPNTYPIGTVNPCPSCPLGFVYRTSNGSSTRQAGSIQLRRRLRSGFTASLQYTFSKSIDDDSVLGGQGPVAAGAVSQAAANASIAQNWLDLDAERGLSTFDQRHLLNATFQYTSGMGLGGGTLMTGWRGRAFKEWTVVGTIVAGSGLPETPIYLAAVPGTGVTGSIRPDRTSEPIHAATGGRFLNPSAFAAPQPGQWGDAGRDSIAGPGEFTFNLSLARTFRVGKKYNLDIRVDSTNLLNHVVFTSWNTTLNPVIGVASNPALSSPLFGLPASTNAMRSLQTTARLRF; this is encoded by the coding sequence ATGACGTATTCGATATTGTCGCAACGGGTGAGCAGGTATCTTCGCCTCTTCTGTCTTCTTGCATTTCTATTTACATCAGGTTTAGCTATAGCGTCGGAGCATCATGGCCAGGTGACCTTCAACGGTCTGCCGGTCCCGGGTGCGACGATTACGGCTACGCAAGGCGGTAAGAAATTCGTCGCAATCTCCAACGAGCAGGGAAGCTACTCTTTTCCCGATCTTCCGGATGGCGCATGGAAGATTGAAGTTGTGATGTCGTGCTTCTCTCCAGTCGAGCAGGATGTCACGATCTCTTCTAATATGCCGTCCATCAAGTGGGAGTTGAAGATGCTCCCGCTCGATCAGATCATCGCGCAGACCAAGATTATTAAACCGCCGCCTGTACTGCCGCCCAATCCCAGCGTTGCAGCCACACCGGGCAAGATCGATGCTCCAAAGCCCGCGGAGAATGCAGCTATGCCAAAACCGGCAGACACTTCCAACCAGCAATCCTCCGACGGCTTTCTCGTCAACGGCAGCGTGAACAATGCGGCGACGTCGCAGTTCACACTCGCCCAGGCATTCGGAAATACGCGAAAGGGATCAAAGAGTCTCTATACGGGTGGGCTTGTTCTCAAGCTAGATAACTCCGCACTCGATGCTCGGCCTTATTCGTTGAGCGGACTAGACACCCCGAAGTCTGCCTACAACACGATCACAGCAGGCCTGACCTTTGGCGGCCCGCTGAATATTCCCCACCTGATGCCTCGCGGTCCCAATTTCTTCATCCAATATCTGACGACGCGCAGCAGCATTGCCACGACAGATTCCGGATTGGTGCCGACCCTGGAGCAGCGCAGCGCCACCCCTATCGACCCCGTGGCGCAGGCTCTGTTGGCGCTCTATCCCTTGCCCAATGTGTCGGGGACCTCGCTCTATAACTACCAGATTCCGATTCTCAGCGCTTCGCATCAGGATGTCCTGCAAACGCGTCTTGATAAGTCCATCGGGCATAGAGACGAGGTCTATGGCAGCTTTGCCTTTCAGAGCACCCGTGCGGACGGCACAAATCTCTTCGGCTTTCTCGATACAACCGACACGCTGGGCATTAACACGACGCTTAACTGGCAACACCGCTTCAATCACAGTCTCTATCTGAATACCGGGTTTAGCTTTAGCCGCTTGAGAACGCAGGTAACGCCATACTTTGCAAACCGCACCAACGTATCCGGGCTAGCGGGTATCTCGGCCAACACTCCTGCAACTCCCTACGGGAACAACCAGGACCCCACCAACTGGGGTCCTCCGTCCCTCACCTTTTCGAGCGGTATCGCCTCACTCTCGGATGCCCAGAGCTCTTTCAATCGCAACCGCACCGATGGCATTGCACCCTCCTTGGAGTGGTATCGAGGGCATCATAACTTTACCTTCGGCACCGACTTCCGCAGGCAGGAGTTCAACTACCTGTCGCAACAAAACCCGCGCGGCTCCTACACCTTTACCGGCGCTGTAACGGGCGTTTCAGACTTCGCCGATTTCCTCGCCGGCATTCCGGACACGAGCCAGATCGCCTTTGGCAACGCAGATAAATATTTCCGGCAATCTGTCTATGCAATTTACGCGACGGACGACTGGAGAATCAGGCCGGATCTCACCCTCAACGTCGGCGTTCGCTGGGAGTATGGCGCGCCCATCACTGAGTTGAAGGGACGGCTCGTCAATCTGGATGTCGCTTCAGGCTTTTCAGCCGTTGCGCCGGTATTAGGCAGCAGTCCTACTGGCCCTCTGACGGACCAGAGTTATCCTACTTCGTTGATACGGCCGGACAAGAGTGGCGTCGAACCTCGTCTCGGACTTTCATGGCGGCCCATCCCGGGATCTTCCATGGTGGTTCGTGCAGGCTACGGAATCTACCAGGACACGTCGGTCTACACAGGAACTGCGTTGCAACTAGCGCAGCAAGCTCCACTCTCAACCAGCTTGAATGTCCAATACAACAGCGCTACCTGCAGGCTGTCGCTCGCTAATGGGTTTATTCCATGTCCTCCGACGACGCAGGATTCATTCGCGGTCGATCCGAACTTCCGCGTAGGCTACGCGCAGACCTGGCAGGTTGCGGTACAGCGTGACCTGCCTGCTGCGCTGCAGATGACTGCAACTTATCTCGGGATCAAGGGTGCACATGGTGTGCAGGAGTTCTTGCCGAACACCTATCCCATCGGCACAGTAAATCCATGTCCCTCTTGCCCTCTGGGCTTTGTGTACCGCACCTCCAACGGAAGCTCTACGCGCCAGGCTGGAAGCATTCAACTGCGGCGCAGACTGCGTAGCGGCTTTACCGCTTCTTTGCAGTACACCTTCTCGAAATCGATCGATGATGACTCCGTGCTTGGAGGCCAGGGGCCGGTAGCTGCCGGTGCAGTGAGTCAGGCCGCGGCGAACGCATCTATTGCCCAGAACTGGCTCGACCTGGATGCGGAGCGGGGGCTTTCGACCTTTGACCAACGACATCTGTTGAACGCTACCTTTCAGTACACAAGCGGTATGGGGCTTGGTGGGGGAACTTTGATGACCGGATGGCGAGGAAGAGCATTCAAGGAATGGACGGTCGTAGGCACGATCGTTGCAGGCAGCGGTCTGCCGGAGACGCCGATCTATCTCGCTGCCGTACCTGGCACAGGCGTAACGGGCAGCATCCGTCCGGATAGAACCTCCGAACCTATCCATGCAGCAACTGGAGGGCGGTTTCTCAATCCCTCTGCCTTTGCCGCCCCTCAACCCGGACAATGGGGAGATGCGGGAAGAGACTCTATTGCCGGCCCAGGGGAGTTCACCTTCAACCTTTCTCTCGCTCGGACCTTTCGTGTGGGTAAAAAATACAATCTTGATATACGCGTCGACTCCACCAATCTGCTGAATCACGTCGTCTTCACTAGTTGGAACACGACTTTAAATCCAGTTATAGGCGTCGCTTCGAATCCGGCCTTGAGCAGCCCGCTCTTCGGACTGCCAGCATCTACCAACGCCATGCGCAGCCTGCAAACTACCGCGAGATTGAGGTTCTAG
- a CDS encoding MarC family protein, with protein sequence MLLWTFFLLAFSAMLPLINPLGSALVFVGLVGPEPPEVYRSLARRIAINTVIFLSIIEVVGSAILNFFGVSLPIVQVSGGIVIAAIGWSLLNENDAHANVKNKQAEMEAQSDAGARDLQEKAFYPFTFPVTAGPGTLVVMLTLSAHASNPMLSKNVLGHLGIFLAVIVLSALIYLCYAYAPKITTSISESTAHGILRVVAFILLSIGVQIAWNGLSVLLASVLKR encoded by the coding sequence TTGCTGCTCTGGACTTTTTTTCTGCTCGCCTTTAGCGCGATGCTCCCGTTAATCAACCCGTTAGGGTCGGCACTGGTCTTTGTCGGTCTCGTCGGCCCTGAACCGCCGGAGGTCTATCGATCGCTGGCGCGCCGAATCGCCATCAATACGGTCATCTTCCTCTCGATTATCGAGGTTGTAGGATCGGCCATCCTCAATTTCTTTGGGGTCTCTCTTCCGATCGTGCAGGTTTCGGGCGGCATTGTCATCGCGGCTATAGGCTGGTCGCTTCTCAACGAAAACGACGCCCATGCAAACGTAAAGAATAAGCAGGCGGAGATGGAGGCTCAGTCCGACGCTGGAGCGCGGGATCTCCAGGAAAAAGCCTTCTACCCGTTCACCTTTCCTGTGACGGCAGGTCCTGGCACGCTTGTTGTGATGCTGACACTCAGTGCACACGCCTCAAATCCAATGCTCTCGAAGAATGTGCTGGGCCATCTTGGAATATTTCTGGCAGTCATCGTTCTTAGCGCGCTGATCTACCTCTGCTATGCCTACGCTCCAAAGATCACAACTTCGATCTCGGAGTCCACGGCGCACGGAATCCTGCGAGTCGTGGCTTTCATCCTGTTGAGCATTGGCGTCCAGATCGCCTGGAACGGCCTCTCCGTACTGCTTGCCTCTGTGCTTAAGCGATAG
- a CDS encoding TIGR03435 family protein — MLTEHAGHKLWGRKRHSMITLGLIVVAMQLVLPTQSQAQSPLAIPSAETSGSQKIQFDVASVKQNKSDDKPKSNFLLGPGDVYAPNGGLFSASSTPLIVYIAFAYKLTNNQLQFLRSGLPDWVSSDRFDIQARSEGSPTKDEMRLMMRSLLADRFKLTVHNETRQVPVLALLLSKPEKTGPRLRPHPNDSSCSTTLTPEPDRASNAAPSATAGGFPQTCGGPVLIPASAPARLNVGARNVNIGLIASALPDWGALGRPVMDRTGLSGTFDFTLEWTPETHHSIASAMDIPSDTSGPTFLEALKEQLGLKLEAQKGPVNFIVVDHIEHLSLN, encoded by the coding sequence ATGTTGACCGAACACGCCGGGCACAAGCTATGGGGCCGAAAAAGGCATTCGATGATTACGCTGGGGTTAATCGTTGTAGCCATGCAACTTGTGCTTCCAACCCAAAGCCAGGCACAATCGCCACTGGCAATTCCCTCAGCAGAGACATCTGGCAGCCAAAAGATTCAATTCGACGTGGCCTCCGTCAAGCAGAACAAGTCCGACGACAAGCCGAAGTCTAACTTTCTTCTGGGGCCTGGTGATGTCTATGCTCCCAATGGAGGCTTATTTTCGGCAAGCAGTACACCTCTGATCGTGTACATCGCTTTCGCGTACAAGCTGACCAACAATCAGTTGCAATTTCTCCGGTCTGGATTGCCTGACTGGGTTTCATCCGACCGATTTGATATTCAGGCACGGTCGGAAGGCTCTCCCACCAAGGACGAGATGCGCTTGATGATGCGGTCTCTACTCGCGGATCGTTTCAAGTTGACGGTCCACAACGAAACTCGGCAGGTTCCCGTACTCGCACTTCTTCTGTCGAAGCCAGAAAAGACGGGCCCAAGACTCCGGCCCCATCCAAACGATTCTTCCTGCTCCACAACACTTACACCTGAACCAGATCGCGCCTCTAACGCTGCACCCTCGGCAACAGCCGGAGGATTTCCCCAGACCTGCGGGGGCCCTGTATTGATTCCGGCGAGCGCCCCCGCCCGCCTAAACGTCGGCGCACGCAATGTGAATATAGGATTGATCGCAAGCGCATTGCCTGACTGGGGAGCTTTAGGACGGCCTGTTATGGATCGGACCGGGCTGAGTGGAACCTTCGATTTCACGCTTGAGTGGACTCCTGAAACTCATCACTCCATAGCCTCCGCCATGGACATCCCCTCTGATACGTCAGGACCGACGTTTCTTGAGGCTTTGAAGGAACAACTCGGGCTAAAGCTCGAGGCACAAAAGGGTCCCGTGAATTTTATTGTTGTCGACCATATTGAACATCTCTCGTTGAACTAA